The Pontibacter korlensis sequence CGACAGCAGGTTCCGAAGTCAGAGTTTTCTACGGGTATTGTACGCTTCAACCTGTCTCGTGCAAACGGGGAGCCTCTAGCCGAGCGACTGGTGTTTGTAGACCATCAGGATGATCTGAATATTAACCTCACCACAAACAAATCAACGTTTGAAGGGCGGGAGCTAGTTACCCTGCAGTTGGAGGCAAAAGACAAGAACGGACAGCCTGTAGCCACAGACTTTTCCCTAGCCATAACAGATGATGAACTGGTAAAGCAAAGCAAGAACAGCCTTGGCATTAAAAGTTACCTACTGCTGACTTCTGACCTGAAAGGGTATGTAGAGCAGCCTGGCTACTATTTTGAAAATGATAATCCACAGCGAAAGCAGGCCTTGCAGTACCTGCTCATGACGCAAGGTTGGCGACGTTTCAGCTGGCAAGCAGCTACATCTGGCTCCTTCCCAAGCATACAATATCCGGCTGAGCAAGACCTGACGATCAAAGGCAAGCTGGTTACTAAAAAAGATAAGCCTGTCGCAAACGGGGAAGCCCTGCTTTACCTGCAAGGTCAGCACCAGGCCTTTATCACAACGGAAACAAACCGCCAGGGTGAGTTTTCCTTCAGAGGCTTTGACTTTACGGGAGATGTAGATATGGTGGTACAAGGTACAGACGCCAGGGGCAGACGCAAACACCTGCAGGTAGTGATGGAGGAGGACTCTTTTATCCCGAAAGTAGCTACTTCGAACCCTTTTCAGGCAGAAGCACTCTTACCAGATGCCAGGCAAGATTTTTTGCAGGCCAGCAGGCAGCAGCAATTTGCCTCATCTAACTTTAATCAGGCTTATACCTTAAGAGGCATTTTACTTCCTGAAGTGGACATCAAAGGCGAGAAAGATGTTTATGTGCCTTTTACCTTGCATAGAGAGGCAGATGTGGTAATAAAAGGCAAAGATTTAACAGTTGCTCCTTCCGGCAACATCTTGGAAAGCCTTCAGGGGCGTGTGGCTGGCGTGCAGATTTACCGCTCCGGGCAAAACCAGTTCAGGGCCAGAATCAGAGGACAGCAAACACCGCCGTTGTACCTGGTTGATGGTGTGCCAGTTTCGGAAGGTACCCTATCGATGCTGAGCCAATTCGACATAAACAGAGTAGAGATTCTGAAGGATGCGGCCAGCGCTGCTATCTATGGCGGCAGAGCCTCAGGTGGGGTTATCGCCATCTTTACTGACCATGGTGGCGAGGAAGAAACAGAAGTAGAACCTGGTACTTACATCATTGTGCATCAAGCCAAAGGGTATAACAAAGTGCGGGAGTTCTACAGCCCACGTTATGAGGAGCCGGGTGAGGGCAGTAACGAGCCAGACCTGCGCACTACCATCTACTGGAACCCTAGCGTGAAAACTGATGCAAATGGCAAGGCAACTGTAACCTTCTATACCGCTGACCGCAGCACCACTTATAGAGCCATTGCAGAGGGAGTTTCTGATGAGGGAAAACCAGGTAGTGGTACTCTAACCTTTCAAGTGAGCAGCAAAAAGCTTAACCCATAGTTTTGAGATTCCTGCAAAAAGCCAGCCGTTACATGATGGCTGGCTTTTTTACGCCTTCTAGTTCAGGCTTTTCAACCAGTTTGTAATCTCTCATCCAGCCCTTTTAGTATCAACCTGAATTGGGTGCCGATAAGGTGCTCTACCAGCTCAAGTTGGTCGGGGTCAAGGGGTACAGCTCTCAACAAGATGGTACCATGCTCCAGCGCTGCGTGTAACGGCTTTGCATGTAAAAGCTCTAGTGAGGTTTCAATATTCTGTACCCAATAATTGTACGACTGCGAATTTCGCTCTTTTATCGCTTTAGTTATTTCTACACTTGCTTCTTGCAGCGCACTTATCGTAATTGTTATTAACTCCAGCATCCCCTCAGGGTCGTCAGACATGAGATCGTTGAAGGTTGAGAGATTGAAAGGCCCCTGCGTTTTATCATGATGCTGTACTACATTCTTCTCCCGCTCTTCTTCGGAAAGAGTGCCGGAACTGTAAGAAGCAATCAGCTTGTAAAGTATACTTGGGTTGAAGGGCTTGGCAAGTATTCCGTTCATACCTGACTCCTCCAGCTTTCCCTGATACTCTGCCTGTGCTGAAGCTGTTAAGGCCACAATGGGTATTTTAGCATACTTGCCATCCTCCATACTTCTGATTCTCCTGGTGGCTTCGTAACCATCCATCACTGGCATTTGCAGGTCCATCAGAATCAAATCGTAATCATACCTTATTACCTTCTCAATTGCCTCCTGCCCATTACCAACTACATCATACCTTACCCCCCAATTTGTCAGGTACTGCGACAGCACATAAACATTGATCTTGTTGTCCTCCACAAGCAGCAGCCTTACCCCTTTGGCAGTATTGGTTTCTGTTTGTTGTAGAGTTGCCTTGGCAGCCTCCTTGCTTACCTTTAGCTCGAGGTTAAAATAAAAGCGAGAACCTTTACCCTGCTCACTTTCCACCTTTAGCTCACTGTTATAAAGCGCAAGCAGCCTTTGGCTGATGGCAAGCCCTAAACCAGTACCGCCATAAGTCCGGTTGATATAGGAGTTGGCCTGAGCAAAATCTTCGAATATGATTTTCTGCTTATCAGGCGCGATGCCAATGCCTGTGTCTGCAACCTCAAAGCCAATAGACACCCTGTCCCTGACTTGCTTCTTTTGTGTTATCTTAACAGCTACATGACCATGCTCAGTAAATTTCAAGGCATTGCTTATGAGGTTATTAAGTACCTGCACCAGCTTTAAGGGATCAACAAAAAGGTGCTCAGGTATTTGCTCGTCAATCTCATACTTGATAGTGAGTCCATTCGCTTCTGCCCTGGCCTCAAAACCATGTAGTATACTAGCCACTAAATCTCTTATAGCAACACTTTCCTCATCAAGGCTCACTTTGCCTGCTTCGATTTTATTGAAGTCGAGAATGTTGTTAATGAGCTTCAGCAGGTTTTCAGTTGAGAGTTCCAGCACGCTCAGGTACTCTGCCTGCTGAGGCGATAGTGTTGTATTACGCATCAGGTGTACAATTCCGACGATAGCATTGATTGGTGTTCTTATCTCATGGCTGACAGTAGACAAAAACTCCGCTTTTACACGGGCTGCATCCTCTGCTTTTTTCTTGGCTTTTAGCAGCTCAAGCTCATACTTCTTGCGGTCTGTGATATTGAATACAGTAGTCCTGTATAGGGCAGGCCTTCCTTGCAGATCTCTTACAAGAGTAGTATTTAGCAAAACTGGAAGGAGTTTTCCTGAACTGGCCCTAAGCGAAAAGTTAATCTCGTTTATAAAACCCTGCATTTGCAGTAGCGGGTAGTAATGGGTTTCATAATAGATGGCATCGCCAATGGGGAGCAGGTCCTGTATCTTCTTCACAAAGAGTAGCTGCTTTGCATCATACTCCAGCCAGGTTTGAAAAGTGTTGTTGATTTTGATGAACGTTCCGTCAGGGAGCGTAGAAAAATAACCACATGGAGCATTATCATAAAGCTCTTCTACACTCTCTTCCAATAACCCTTCTAGAGCCAGCTTAGTGATATTATTCCTACTTACCACTGATATTTCGGTCTAAGAAGCTTTTAATAGCAGCTATGGTCTGCTCTGGTTCACTAATATGCGGACAATGACCCGATGCATCAAGCATAACGAACTCACTGCCTTCAACAGCCTGATGCACGTACTCACCTACAGGTGTAGGGGCTATCACATCCTGGCTGCACTGCAGTATCAGCGACATAATTTTTACTTTTGGCAGATCAGCCCTGTTGTCGGATAGAAAAGTTACCTCTGCAAACTGCTTGGCAATATCCGGATTTGTTTTGCAAAAGCTGTTGGTTAGCTCCTCACTTAGCTCCGGCCTGTCAGGGTTTCCCATTATTACAGGCGCTGCCGCACTAGACCACCCAAGGTAATTACTCTCCAGCGACTGAAGCATTCCTTCTAAATCCTCTCTTGAGAAGCCTCCAATGTAGTCTCCTTCGCTAATGTAGTAAGGAGACGGGCTAACCATAATCAGGCTGTGGAACAGCCCTGGTTCTTTGATAACAGCCAACACTCCTACCATAGAACTTACTGAGTGCCCCACCAGAATTACATCCTCTAGTTCCAGCGCATGGCATATTTCCAGTATATCATCGGCATATCCTTGCAAATTACTGTACTTGTCTTTCCTATAAGCACTCTCATCAGACTTGCCAGCACCTACATAGTCGAACAGCACAATCTTAAAATTGTGCTGGAAAGCTGGGGTTATAAACCTCCACATATTTTGGTCACAGCCATAGCCATGAGCAAATACCATGGGCATCTCCCCTTGTCCAAACACATGAACATTATGCCTTTTAAGTACATCCATAACACTGCGTCTGATGAGCAATAGGATCTAAGTAGCTAAAGCGGTATGCTGCAGGAAAATAAACATTAGAAGCACTACAAGAACCTGGTGAGTCAGGTTCAGCCTTTTCTCCGTCTTAGCTTTATCCTTTTATACCCATATAAGTCAATTACATAAATTAAGTTATATTAATAAATGGTATAAATCAATAGACTTGTCTACTAATCCGGCAGTGATAAGTTGCAGGTATGCTCCGGTATCCTATACTTTTAATCAGGAAAGTAATTGTACTATCGTGCTGAGCGAAGTAAGAAGTGTGGTAGCCTGGTAGTATAACTGAGGTTGCAACCCAAGAAAGGCACCATTCCAGTAGAAAAGGTCTAGTATGGCTGATAAGAAAATAGAAAAGCCGCTTAACAATTAAGAAGCGGCTCGGGAAAAAGAACTGACGCCCTCAGGTTAGAAAGCAAGGAATCACTACTCTTTAGCCCCTGGCAACCCTGACTCTAAGTACAGATCTAGGTGGTCATTCAGGTTGCTTCCTTCCTGTAGGTTCCTGATGTCGTTGTTAAAGTTGTGGTGAATATGCCTGATCACATACGAGTCAACTGCCATCACAGCCATATAATCGGCAATAGTAGCTAGTTTATTTACCTGAGGGTTGATGTGAAACTCATCTAGGTTCAAAGACTCGATGTAATTGTGTAACTGTACCAGCTCAGGATATTTGGAGCGATAGGCATGTATAGTCCTGAGGAGCTTTTCAAGTATAAATGCATACTTAAAGCTGTCGTTGTTACCCGCTGGCGGTTGATTATTTCTAAGGAAGGGCACCTTTATTCTAAGCGTCTTAAGTAGCAGAAAAGATTTTGTAACTGAATTAGCAATAATCTTAAAGGTGCTACAGCAACTTGAACCATATTGCCTAATAACTCCCCTTTTGGAGAAGCACTGAAAAATGCAGCACGGTCCATGCTTAGTAGCCAAAACAGGTACTCAAGTTCTTTATAGAAAGTTTCTGAATACCAGTTTTTGCTCCTAATGGCTAAACCACAGCGTTCACTATACCAGCTTAACGTTGATAGCGTTCAATCCTTTCAGCCCCTTCTCAACTTCAAAAGATACTTTGTCGCCCTCCTTGATCGAGCTAGTCAATCCATTCTGGTGGACAAAAATACTATCCTGAGTTTCATGGTCTCTTATGAAACCGTACCCTTTTGATGTGTTGAAATGCGTAACCGTTCCCTTTCTGATAAGATCAGCCGGATCTAGTTCTGCCTGTTTAGGAACACCAATCTGGATGTCCTCTTGCTTGATAGCCTGCTTTTTCTTTGGATCTGGGGGAGTAGCAGTGATGTTACCGTCTTCATCTATGTAAGCTAACATAGAATCCAGGCTCTTGCCTTTATTAGAGTTGGTCTTGCGCTCTTCTTTCTTGCTCGCTTTATCTTC is a genomic window containing:
- a CDS encoding TonB-dependent receptor plug domain-containing protein; amino-acid sequence: MMPVLLLASMAFISPQTDLTQRLESYLSTFRSQYAPEKVYVQTDKPYYAPGQAVWLKGYVVDAATLRPSAKSQVLYVDLLNASNQPVHQLILKAENGKAAGDMLLPDSLPAGTYTLAAYTQWMRNFGDGTFFTKTLQVLGPSDNTATAKTTSATEKIDFQFFPEGGDMVQGLKNRIAFKATGTAGKGVAVSGSVFDDQGQKLLDFSDLHLGMGAFELQPEAGRNYIARVKTSDGKSVEYVLPKAKTTGYLLRVDETTGNNLEISIAGNVNQQEPLVLTGISQDALKYSQAVSLQPGQTYRQQVPKSEFSTGIVRFNLSRANGEPLAERLVFVDHQDDLNINLTTNKSTFEGRELVTLQLEAKDKNGQPVATDFSLAITDDELVKQSKNSLGIKSYLLLTSDLKGYVEQPGYYFENDNPQRKQALQYLLMTQGWRRFSWQAATSGSFPSIQYPAEQDLTIKGKLVTKKDKPVANGEALLYLQGQHQAFITTETNRQGEFSFRGFDFTGDVDMVVQGTDARGRRKHLQVVMEEDSFIPKVATSNPFQAEALLPDARQDFLQASRQQQFASSNFNQAYTLRGILLPEVDIKGEKDVYVPFTLHREADVVIKGKDLTVAPSGNILESLQGRVAGVQIYRSGQNQFRARIRGQQTPPLYLVDGVPVSEGTLSMLSQFDINRVEILKDAASAAIYGGRASGGVIAIFTDHGGEEETEVEPGTYIIVHQAKGYNKVREFYSPRYEEPGEGSNEPDLRTTIYWNPSVKTDANGKATVTFYTADRSTTYRAIAEGVSDEGKPGSGTLTFQVSSKKLNP
- a CDS encoding alpha/beta fold hydrolase; this encodes MDVLKRHNVHVFGQGEMPMVFAHGYGCDQNMWRFITPAFQHNFKIVLFDYVGAGKSDESAYRKDKYSNLQGYADDILEICHALELEDVILVGHSVSSMVGVLAVIKEPGLFHSLIMVSPSPYYISEGDYIGGFSREDLEGMLQSLESNYLGWSSAAAPVIMGNPDRPELSEELTNSFCKTNPDIAKQFAEVTFLSDNRADLPKVKIMSLILQCSQDVIAPTPVGEYVHQAVEGSEFVMLDASGHCPHISEPEQTIAAIKSFLDRNISGK
- a CDS encoding cold-shock protein; this encodes MGRSQETFNKKEKEKKKQKKREDKASKKEERKTNSNKGKSLDSMLAYIDEDGNITATPPDPKKKQAIKQEDIQIGVPKQAELDPADLIRKGTVTHFNTSKGYGFIRDHETQDSIFVHQNGLTSSIKEGDKVSFEVEKGLKGLNAINVKLV
- a CDS encoding PAS domain-containing hybrid sensor histidine kinase/response regulator, whose amino-acid sequence is MEESVEELYDNAPCGYFSTLPDGTFIKINNTFQTWLEYDAKQLLFVKKIQDLLPIGDAIYYETHYYPLLQMQGFINEINFSLRASSGKLLPVLLNTTLVRDLQGRPALYRTTVFNITDRKKYELELLKAKKKAEDAARVKAEFLSTVSHEIRTPINAIVGIVHLMRNTTLSPQQAEYLSVLELSTENLLKLINNILDFNKIEAGKVSLDEESVAIRDLVASILHGFEARAEANGLTIKYEIDEQIPEHLFVDPLKLVQVLNNLISNALKFTEHGHVAVKITQKKQVRDRVSIGFEVADTGIGIAPDKQKIIFEDFAQANSYINRTYGGTGLGLAISQRLLALYNSELKVESEQGKGSRFYFNLELKVSKEAAKATLQQTETNTAKGVRLLLVEDNKINVYVLSQYLTNWGVRYDVVGNGQEAIEKVIRYDYDLILMDLQMPVMDGYEATRRIRSMEDGKYAKIPIVALTASAQAEYQGKLEESGMNGILAKPFNPSILYKLIASYSSGTLSEEEREKNVVQHHDKTQGPFNLSTFNDLMSDDPEGMLELITITISALQEASVEITKAIKERNSQSYNYWVQNIETSLELLHAKPLHAALEHGTILLRAVPLDPDQLELVEHLIGTQFRLILKGLDERLQTG